The Duganella sp. BuS-21 sequence CAGCGCGCCGTGCAGTTGCTGGCGTTCGCGTTCGCCGGAGTTATACACGCCGCCGGGGAAAGGCATCACGCCGGTGGCGGTGCCCAAGCCCTTGGCCTGTTCGGCCGCCAGGTTGGGATTACCGGGATCGTTGCGGTAAGCCGTGCCGTCCGCGCGCACCGACCACAGGCCGGGACCACCCGGTTCAGCAAACCACTGCACCGGATTGACGAAACGATCTTTCACATAGGTGCCGTCCAGCAGAACGCCGACATCGCCATGCTCCGTCTTCCAGCGGTTGGACAGCAGACCGCCCAGCGATGGATCGGTGTAGGACTTGGCGCTGGTGCCGCGCGGGTGGATGTTGACGCCATCGATAAAGCCGGATGCGCTGAAGTCCTTGAAGTCGAACGGCTTGCGCAAGCGGACGTCCATCAAGCCGGCGATGCCGCCCTCCTGCTGGTTCGGCGTCGAGGATTTGAACACGTCCAGGCCGGCCACGCCTTCAATGCGCAGATCCTGGTACGACAGGCGACGGCCGTCGCCAGTGAATATCTCGTTGCCGTTGATGGTGGTGGCCAGGTCCGGCAGGCCGCGAATCAACACGCTGTTTACTTCACTGGCGGTGCGGCCGACCTGCACGCCGGGGATGCGCTGCAGCGCTTCGCCCACCGAACGGTCGGGGAATTTGCCGATGTCTTCGGCGTTGATGGAATCGACCACCTGGTCGGCGGAACGCTTGATGTCCTCGGCCTTGCGCACGCTCTGGCGGATGCCCGACACCACCACGGTCGTGCCCTCGGCCGCGCTGTCGGCCGGCGCCTGTTGCGCCATCGCCGGAAGGCTCGCTAATACGCCCAGCAACGCCGCTGCGATCGGCGTTCTTTTGAACTGTTGCATGACTGTTGTCTCCACTATTTGTATCGGACGACTGCTCCCGTGCAGACCCGGTATGCCCTGGCGAGCTACTGATACCGGATACCTCCAGCGCACGCACGGCGCGTCATCACTTTATATGTCTTCGTTATGGGCGGGCAATCTCGCGAACTTATTTGCGACATTGCCCCTAGTAACGAGGCAATAGTGAAGCTATTTCATTTTTATTTCAAGATTATTTGCGACTAATAGCGGGAAATGCCGAAAATATGCGCATGAAGCGCTTAAGCAACAACAAAACTTGTTGGAAAAACGTCACTCCAACTCAGATTTCGAAGCCCAGGCGCATCACAATGTCTTGCGGATAGTTGCCGAACTTGCGGCCGAACAGGTTCAAGCCGCCCTTGTTGCGCGCATCTTCCTTGACGCCGATGCGCACGCGGATGTGATTGGCCTGCGCCAGCTTGAGGTCCGCGATGGTGGTCGCGCCGAGCGATACGCCGTCGATCATGGCGCCGCGCTCATTCACGCTCCATTGTTTCAGCACGCCGTAAGTGGTGCCTTCGATCTGCCACCACGATGGCGTGAGCAACGCAGCCTTGCCACCGAAGTCGCCCGGCGAGGTCCAGGTGCCGACTTCCACATCGTTGATCCACAACGTGATGTCGGACGGCCAGTCCGGGTTGTGGTTAGGCGCTTCGGAGCACAGCTCCATCGACAGCGACAGCTCGGTGGTCACCGCGCCGTACGGTACATTATTAGGGAAGGCATAATCCACATGGCCCGCGCCAAACCACAGCAACTGGGCATTGACGTGCTCCGGTTCGAAGAAAGAGCGCGGATCGTCCAGCATGCCGATGATTTTGGTCTCGCTCACCAAGCCACAGGTGGGCGTGGCCTCGACACTGCGGTAGCTGCCGATCGGCATGCTGATGGTGACGGTATTCTGCTCCGCCTCCACCGCCGCGCCAGGCAGGCGGATGCGCACTTCGTCGTAGCGCTTGGAGCACAGTTTCTGGATGCCGCGCGTACCCGGCTCGGTCTCCACCACCACCAGCCCCACCGCCTCCAGTTGATTGACGTTGAAGCTGACGGTGGAATGCGGCAGGTTCATGGCCGCCGCCAGTTCGGAGAGGTTGAGCACCTTGTGGGTCAACAGGCCGAGCATCGCTTGTCGCGTGTCCGACGACAGCGCCTTCACCAGCGGCAGTACGGCATCTCCCTCAACCAGCAGCGCCCGATTTCCTGCATCCATGTCCTTTTCCTCTGAATTAGTTTGTTAGTTCGCATGATACCGCGTGGCGAAAAGCCCGGCACGGCAAAATTTATAACAAATATTGTTGTCACTAATGAGGATTATTGCGATAATTAATCCAACAAAAATTATTGTGACTTTCAAAGTCCAACCACCAAGGAGACAGCATGACCCAGCCAACCGGCATTCTTGCCGCCGCTATCGTTACAACTGCCGCGCTTTGCGCCAGCCTGTTGTTGAGTGCCTGCGGCGGCAGCAGCGCCATCGCCGCAGCACCTTCAAGCACACCGCCCGCAACCACGCAGCCGCCAAGCGCCGGTGCGCCACGCGGCACGCTGCTGGCGGACGTCTTCGGCGCCTATCCGCGCTTGATCCGCCAGAGCTATCATCTGAACGCCGCGTTGAACGGCAAGCTGGTGTCCAGCATCTCCTCCACCGAGGTCGGGCAGTCCGTCGGCGGCATCTACGCCAGCAGCGACGACGGCAAAACCTTCAGCCGCATCGGCGCCATCGCCGACCCGGCGCTCAAGCAAGGCCACTGCTGCGGCACGCTGTTTGAATTGCCGGTCAAGATCGGCGCCCTGCCCGCCGGCACCTTGCTGTATGCCGCCTCGGTGGGCCAGGAGCGCGCCGCGCCGATGGAGAACCGCATCTACCAGAGCGCCGACGGCGGCGCCACCTGGAACTACCTGTCGCTGTGCGGCCAGGGCCGCATCGCCAAAAACCTGAAAGAACCGTCGGGCATCTGGGAGCCGGAATTCGCCATCGCCAAATCGGGCGAGCTGGTTTGCTACTACTCGGACGAAACGCTGGCCGGCAAATCGCAGATCCTGGTGCAGGTCACCAGCCGCGACGCCGTCAACTGGAGCGCGCCGCAGACCATCGTCGCCGGCGATGATCCCAACGCGCGTCCGGGCATGCCGATTGTACGCCGCCTGCCTTCCGGCGCCTACCTGATGACCTATGAGAACTGCTACGGCGGCCCGCTCGACTGCGCGCTGCGCGCCAAGCGCTCCGCGGATGGCTTGAACTGGGGCGCCGCCAACGATCCCGGCTTCCGCCTCGAAACGGCCAGCGGCCTGTTCTTCCGCCACGCGCCGACCTTCACCTGGGTGCCGGTGGCCGGGCAGCCGAACGGCATGCTGATCGCCATCGGCCAGATCCTGGTCGACAAGAGCGGCGTGCCGGATGCCAGCGGCAACGGCAAAGTCATGTTCACCAACACCACCGCCGACGGCAGCGGACCATGGCGCATGGTCGACGCGCCGCTGGCACTGGCCTCGCCGCCGCTGCTCACCAACTGGTGCCAGAACTACTCCAGCCCCCTGCTGCCGACCGCCGACAACAAGGGCCTGATCATGCTGCAAACCGACGGCGGCACCGACACCACCTGCCGCACGCGCTACGGCAGCGCCGCCCTCGCACCCTGAACCTCACCAACCCGACTACGAAAGATTTACGATGACTACAGCAATCGCCCCCGCCGCGCCACAAACCCCAACGTGGAGCGCATCGGCCGCGCATGCCTGGTATGCGGCTCAGCCGCGCATCCTCGGCGCCAACTTCCTCCCGGCCAGCGCCATCAACCAGCTGGAAATGTGGCAAGCCGAGACCTTTGACGCCGAACGTATCGATCTTGAACTCAGCTGGGCCGCGTCGCTCGGCATGAACACCATGCGCGTATTCCTGCACGACCTGTTGTGGGCCAACGACGCCGCCGGCTTCAAACAGCGCATCGAGAGCTATTTGCAGATCGCCGACCGCCATAAGATCCGCACCATGCTGGTATTATTTGACTCGTGCTGGGACCCGCGTCCCGCCCTGGGCGCGCAGCGCGCGCCCATGCCCGGCATCCACAACTCAGGCTGGGTGCAAAGTCCGGGTGCGGCGCAATTGGCCGATCCTTCCAGTT is a genomic window containing:
- a CDS encoding glycoside hydrolase encodes the protein MTQPTGILAAAIVTTAALCASLLLSACGGSSAIAAAPSSTPPATTQPPSAGAPRGTLLADVFGAYPRLIRQSYHLNAALNGKLVSSISSTEVGQSVGGIYASSDDGKTFSRIGAIADPALKQGHCCGTLFELPVKIGALPAGTLLYAASVGQERAAPMENRIYQSADGGATWNYLSLCGQGRIAKNLKEPSGIWEPEFAIAKSGELVCYYSDETLAGKSQILVQVTSRDAVNWSAPQTIVAGDDPNARPGMPIVRRLPSGAYLMTYENCYGGPLDCALRAKRSADGLNWGAANDPGFRLETASGLFFRHAPTFTWVPVAGQPNGMLIAIGQILVDKSGVPDASGNGKVMFTNTTADGSGPWRMVDAPLALASPPLLTNWCQNYSSPLLPTADNKGLIMLQTDGGTDTTCRTRYGSAALAP
- a CDS encoding helix-turn-helix domain-containing protein; protein product: MDAGNRALLVEGDAVLPLVKALSSDTRQAMLGLLTHKVLNLSELAAAMNLPHSTVSFNVNQLEAVGLVVVETEPGTRGIQKLCSKRYDEVRIRLPGAAVEAEQNTVTISMPIGSYRSVEATPTCGLVSETKIIGMLDDPRSFFEPEHVNAQLLWFGAGHVDYAFPNNVPYGAVTTELSLSMELCSEAPNHNPDWPSDITLWINDVEVGTWTSPGDFGGKAALLTPSWWQIEGTTYGVLKQWSVNERGAMIDGVSLGATTIADLKLAQANHIRVRIGVKEDARNKGGLNLFGRKFGNYPQDIVMRLGFEI